In Salvelinus sp. IW2-2015 linkage group LG3, ASM291031v2, whole genome shotgun sequence, the DNA window aggtgatttaatgacgttgaaatgttgaaattgaaatggtgctggaaaagTGGATTTTctttgtggttctaaatcaatagttgttaagTGGTTTAAAAATGTRGGAAACARMaacttgcttgaccatgctgtaggtcatgtaactgtctgatACTTTACAMgctttgtggacttcactggaRAGAGGTTTGTAtctggttttgtgataaaacaaagatgtggttgaatttattccttgccactgTGTCTTATTGTCTCGGTAATTAGGCCTACATATCACTGTCTCAAGGCATATAAcaaggttatagagcaaacaacacaattatcacaacacataggttgtaatatggcttggcttccccggtgattgtacccacacaccgctactgccTGGTAGGTGTGTAAACCGACGCTGCACTTCTTACAAACAGAGCATTTATTGTAAATCATATACATGTATATCTGTGTCCGGTATGTGGAGTCAGAGAGATTCTCATGGTCTCTCCTGAAAAATGGATTTGTATCTCAGCAACTCTAAACTTGGTTAAAtaacagttaaataaaaaagcaCCTCTTCTGTGATAAGAAATAGATGTGTGTTGGTGTTCCTCCATTTCTAATGGTGTGATGGAGCCTGACACATATTCAGCTAAACTGCTATTACTTTGAAtcatattgtatttttgtatatgtGGTGGCAGCGATGTTTTGTAGACAGAGAATAGAGATGTACGGAGTGTATAAATGTATGGTTTATTATGTTAAAAACACACAGTCATACCGCAAAAATTGGAATCTGTCAGATGATTTTTTCTTACAATAAAAAGCTGTAAAAAGTTATGGCTATTTAAGGCATTACAggattatataaatataatatatagacAATGTTAAAGTTACAGTTtatttgttgcattgaaagtttCATACTAATTTCAGTTACTAAAATCAGTTTTATTAGGCTACAAAAAGTAAAATGGTTATTCTTGGTGTCTTTGTGACAGTGGTGACATCTTTCACTGCAGATGCCTGACATCAGAGTACACTGCATCATCTCTGCtggtcttctctctcactcttctagAGGAGGACTTCTTCTTGGGGGTGAAACTTACAGCTGTATAGTTCAACACGTCACTGTCTTGATTCTGAGGGGGGTGGAGCCATGAGGAAATACATTATGATGACAGCATGATCTACTATATAGTGTTTCTATTCTCCTGTGGAAGAAAACACTCTAGAAAAGACATGACTGTACAGACTGTACACCCACTACAATGACCTGACAGTCAGTGGAACAGAGACAGAAGTTTCATGGAAGAATTAACAGCGATCACAAAGATCAGAAGGCTTCATCTAGTACAGTGACGTATTACTTCCAAGAAAGCTTAATAACATAAAACGCACAAATAAGCTGAATACCAGCTCTAAGGAAAGTTAAATGGCAGTTTCTTGTAAAAActgaaaatatactgtatttataaatGTTGACAAATTTACCTGATTGCCGTGGGACGTTGGGACATCTGTCCTCCCTTCAAAGAGATTGAAATAGAGGAAGCTATTATAAGCTATTATTTTGTATGACAATCTATCTCTTTTAAACTCATGTAGTTAATTAACAGTGCTTATACGTTGGCATTTAACTGATATTTACAGAATGTACATTGCATAGAGATgcatgaaactttagatacatCAGCTATAACATTAGATACATTAGATACATTAGATATAAAGTAATACCTCTGCTATCTCTGTTCTGAGTCTTGCACAGCGCCCAGACAAGTAGAAGGGTCACTATCCCCAGAACGATGTTGGAGACGACCAATGACAGAACAGTAGGACTCATATCAAATGGAGAATCATGTTCTGGAACTGTGGAAAGGGTATCAGTGAATTCATATTGTARTCACGAGCGCTTAGGAAGATCATCAAACAGTATGTAATCAAAAGCTYATGGTGATATTGTAWAGCTTGTTGAGYRAYATGTATGGGATCATTTYYAGGTAGGCRGTTTgcatgaatatacagtatattttgggGATATTTACAMATTAAWTGYGAWMTACCTTGAATGTCCAGCTTGGTRCCGTTCCCAAACAGTATCTCCCCACatgaggccacagcacagtagtaagtCCCAGCATCAGAGAYGCTGAGGTTCCTcttggggaggttgtagacacaMCTCTGTGMAGGAGACCCAGCCTCAGYgctcttctcacactgatcacTCCTGTCTCCATGGGTGGAAATKATTCCTGGACGGGATTCTCctgagccatgtctgaaccaataMACACTGTGTTCTCCTGCACAGGTCTRagtgtgtattgtacagttcagagtcacagagtctcctAGCTGGACTGWCTCAGACACAGGCTGCTGGACAACAGTTTTACTATTCAACTCTTCGcctttgaaatgaaatgtaatcYatttattgtaaaaaaaataaWAWWKATCTTGTCACATATTATGTTTCAGCATATCATTATTCAGCGTATGACTTCAAGCTTTGTTTTCTTCTTACAAGTAATTGCATTACCTTTAAGCATCAAGGTGGTTCCAGGTCCAAACTCTATGAAGTTTAAGCGCAAAACTCCACAGTAGTACATTCCAATGTCCTCTTGCATTGTTGAAGATATATTTAGGTGAAATATCcctacttttatcaatatatcaaAACGCCCATTTTTAAAGTTACCAAAATAATGTGCATGTTTGTAAAAGATGTCTGCCTTTGCCACACACTGTAGTTTCTTGCCAGTGGTCATCTTGTACCACACCATGTGATCAACCTTACTGGTTACATGGCATTCAACTGTCACGTTGTCCCCCAACTTTGCTGCTATGAATGGAGCAGGCTGAGAAATCTCAGATGATTTGGTCACATCTGAAACAAAACCCAGTATTTCCATTCAGAAAAAGACAGTATACCAAACACATATTATTGAACCCAGCTTGAAAGTAAACTATCTTAGGAAATGTGTCACTTACGTGAGTTGCAGAGAAGAAGACAGACCAAGAGCTCAACCATCTTGTCCTCGCTCTTAGCTTTTCTGGATCAGGGGTGATTTGTAGTGTGCAACTTGTAAAAAGACATTGAATCACACATCTGTGGTCTGATTGGTTAGATCTAGGTGGGGTCTGATTGGTCTATTAAATGTGTTCAGCTGAACACCTGATTGGCTGTTCAGTTGGTCATATGTGGAACAGAAACAGTCAGTGTCACTTTGCGAGACTGGATACAAGAAAACACAGCCTGAAAATATGATGTTTGGATCAGAGGGTCACCCATGTTGCGAGTAAGGAAACTCAAACCTACTTAGGGACTTCCCTGTCTTTACTTTGACTTTACAGTTCAACTTCAGGGTATATTTTTTTGACAGTTTAATAATAATATCTAAACGTTAACATATAACGTGATGAAAATACACTTGGATGTAACGACAAACTCATAATGGAAGCAGTGATTTTTGATCAGCAACATTTATTCAGTTAAGAGGTAATTTGCATATTTAAGACATTAGAGAAACAATGAAAGCCTACTCATCGAATATTCGAATACATGTTGCTTTTCTAGGTTACAAGTAGAGCTATTTCCTATTTTATTTAGCTATTAGTTACGTcctaaaatctattttttttaccagTCGTCACAAGGCCTTTGAAGTTATTTCTATTGGACATATGGATGTGGTTTGCGTTCAATGTGGTGAGGTTCTTCCCATGTCTCACTCCTGCTGAAGGTACCTGACCTCAGAGTACTCTGCATCCTCTCTGCTGGTctgggctctctctcttctggagGAGGGGCTTTTCTTGGTGGTGAAACTCACAGCTGCATAGTTTACCACGTCACTGTCTTGGTTCTGTGTGAGAGAGGTGGAGCCATAACAAGACATTATACTGGTCACATCTACTAGATAAACCCTTTTGAGATGGAGAAAAAAGTGATACAACAAAGAGTTTACCTGATTGACTGGTGGGGTTGGTGATCTATCAGTTTCATCTTCAAATTTAAAACAAGAAGAAAATAACTTGTTACGTATACAAGCTATCACGCTAAAACAATCAATATGGTTTGGACATCGTAAAAAATTATAGTCAACGAAAAATTCCACAACAGCAAGTATATTACTGTAACTAGTCATATGCAGGACACATGCAAAACAACAGCAAGTATATTAGTGTAACTAGTCATATGCAGGAAACATGCAAAACATCTGTGAGCCTGACTCTTCCTTCAGGCCCTCTGGTCCTTTCCTTGCATATCCAACATGTCAATAGAATGATGACAATCACAACCACAATGGTTGATGTGACCAGTGCAAGAGCAGTGGGAGtcagggtgtcacgccctgaccatagtttgctttgtatgtttctatMttttgtttggtcagggtgtgatgtgggtgggcattctatgttgtatatctaggttgtctgtttctatgtgtttggcctaatatggttctcaatcagaggcaggtgtcagtcgttgtctctgattgggagccatatttaggtagcctgtttgtcattgtgtgttgtgggtggttgtttcctgtgtctgtgtttttcaccatacgggactgtttcgttgtcgttttgtttcattcacgttattgtttttgttcattgttcaagtattcctattaaaatggacacttaccacgctgcgcattggtcctcctcttctcattccaacgacgagcgttacagaaccacccaccacaaccggaccaagcagcgtggtacccAGGAGCAGCGGGTTcaagactcctggacttgggaggagatcttggatggcaagggaccctgggtacagccgggagaatatcgccaccccaaggcagagctggaggcagcgaaagccgagaggcggcgttatgaggaggcagcacgagaGGTGGTCTGGGCAGGCAACGTGTTATGCGGAGGAGCGCACgatgtctccagtacgtgtgcttagcccggtgcgctacattgccGCTCCTCGTATCAGCCYggctagagtgggcatcgagccaggtgcgatGAAGcctgctcagcgcatctggtctccagtacgtctcctcggtccatgttatatggcaccagccccacgcactgtgtctcccgtgGGTCTGCagagcccagtgcgtcctgtgcctgcgacCCGGAAGTGCCGGGCTAAAATCAACATCCAGCCAGGACTGGTTGTGCAGGTCCTtagttcgagacctccagtgtgcctccacggaccggtctatcctgtgcctcGTCCAAGGACCAAGCCTCCAGtagatctctccagcctggtgagtactGTGCCTGTGTTAAAACRCAAGTCTCCTGTGTGTCCCTCCAGTCTGGACGCTCCAGAGCATTCCGTCTGTCTTGAGctgccctcctgtccagcgccgcctgagccgccctcctgtcctgagccgccctcctgtcctgagccgcccgtctgtcctggccGCCGGTGTCATCTGAGCGCCGTGTGCTGGAGCCCCGAGGcgcctgtctgtcctgagccgcccgagccgcccgtctgtcctgagccgcctgagcgccATGCAGTCCTGAGCACCCGTCtgtctgagccgcctgagccgcccgtctgtcctgagccgcctgagccgcgcCGTCTGTccgagtctccctccagtccggatctgccagagtctccctccagtccggatctgccagagtctccctccagtccggatctgccctccagtccggagctgcccttcagtccagagctgcccttcagtccggagctgcccttcagtccagtgGGGTCCTTTATTAGCGTCCCCAGTCCAAAGTCcgtggcgagggtcgccgctccaaagacGCCAATTAAGCgggctaagactatggtggagtggggttcacgtcccgcgccagagccgccaccgcggacagatgcccacccagaccctcccctataggttcaggttttgcggccggagtctgcacctttggggggggtggtactgtcacgccctgaccatagtttgctttgtatgtttctatgttttgtttggtcagggtgtgatgtgggtgggcattctatgttgtatgtgtaggttgtctgtttctatgtgtttggcctaatatggttctcaatcagaggcaggtgtcagtcgttgtctctgattgggagccatatttaggtaccctgtttgtcattgtgttgtgggtggttgtttcctgtgtSTGTgtttttcaccatacgggactgtttcgttttcgttttcgttttctcattccaacgacgagcgttacacaggGGGAAGTCATACWCTGAAACCAAAGAATTACATGATTTATTATGCTCATTATCTAGCAATACAACAGTAAATtaatatactaataataatttattcagcTAACATGACACAACAAATGTTTCCTATTAAAAACGAAGTGAAAGAAATTACCATGAATGTCCAGCTTGGTCCCGTTCCCAAACAGTATCTCCCCACATGAGGCCACAGCACAGGAGTAAGTCCAagcatcagagaggctgaggttcctcttggggaggttgtagacacacacagatctgtgtaggagacccagcctcaggtctcttctcacactgatcacTCCTGTCTCCATGGGTGTAAATGATTCCTGGACGGGATTCTCCTGGgccatgtctgaaccaatagacactgtgttctcctacacaggtctcagtgtgtattgtacagttcagaGTCAAAGACTCTCCTGGCTGGACTGTCTCAGACACAGGTTGCTGTATAAAAGTCTTTCTCTTTGAAGTTGTGCCTGATAAGAAAGTTAAATAGCAGATCAAATGTGATAAAATAACCAATTACAAATATTTGAGTACatatatcaacaaaaaaacaaaaagtatTTTGTTATATTTTCACCNNNNNNNNNNNNNNNNNNNNNNNNNTTGGCTTCcccggtgattttacccacgcaccctACTGCCTGGTAGGTGTGTAAACCGACGCTGCACTTCTTACAAACAGAGCATTTATTGTAAATCATATACATGTAATCTGTGTCCGGTATGTGGAGTCAGAGAGATTCTCATggtctctctgaaaaatgtatttgtatctCAGCAACTCTAAACTTGGTTTAAAtaacagttaaataaaaaagcaCTTCTTTCTGTGATAAGAAATAGATGTGTGTTGGTGTTCCTCCATTTCTATATGGTGTGATCGAGCCTGACATATTCAGCTAAACTGCTATTACTTTGAATCatattgtattttgtaatgtGGTGGCAGCGATGTTTGTAGACAGAGAATAGAGATGTACGAGGTATAAATGTTATGGTTTATTATGTTAaaaacacacagtcatacagcAAAAATTGGAATCTGTCAGATGATTTTTTCTTACATAAAAAGCTGTAAAAAGTTATGGCTATTTAAGTCATTACAGgattataaatataatatatagacAATGTAAAGTTACAGTTTATTGTTGAATTGTAAGTTTCCATACTAATTTCAGTTACTAAAATCAGTTTTATTAGGCTACAAAAAGTAAAATGGTATTCTGGTGTCTTTGTGACAGTGGGGACATCTTTCACTGCAGGTGCTGACATCAGAGTTAACTGCATCATCTCTgctttcttctctcactcttctAGAGGAGGACTTCTTCTTGGGGTGAAACTGACAGGCTGCATAGTTCAACACGTCACTGTCTTGATTCTTGAGGGGGGTGGAGCCATGAGGGAATACATTATGATGACAGCATGATCTACTATATAATGTTTCTATTCTCCTGTGGAAGAAAACACTCTAAAAAGACATGACTGTTACAGACTGTAGACCCACTACATGACCTGACAGTCAGTGGAACAGTGACAGAAGTTCATGGAAGAATTAACAGCATCACAAAGATCAGAAGGCTACATCTAGTACATGACGTATTACTTCCAAGAAAGCTTAATAACATAAACGCACAAATAAGCTGAATACCAGCAGTAAGGAAAGTTAAATGCAGTTTCTTGTTAAAAActgaaaatatactgtattttataaatGTTGACAAATTTACCTGATTACCGTGGACGTTGGGACATCTGTCTCCCTTCAAAGAGATTGAAATAGAGGAAGCTATTATAAGCTATTATTTTTATGACAATTCATCTCTTTTATTGTTTAAAATGCATATATGTTGGCATCTAACTGATATTTACAGAATGTACATTGCATAGAGATGCATGAAACATTAGATACATCAGCTATAACATTAGATACATTAGATATAAAGTAATAACCTCTGCTATCTCTGTTCGAGTCTTGCACAGCGCCCAGACAAGTAGAAGGGTCACTATCCCAGAACGATGTTGGAGACACCAATGACAGAACAGTAGGACTCATTATCAAATGGAGAATCATGTTCTGGAACTGTGGAAAGGGTATCAGTGAATTCATATTGTATCACGACGCTTAGGAAGATCATCAAACAGTATGTAATCAAAAGCTAATGGTGATATTGTAAAGCTTGTTGATAAATGTATGGGATCATTTAGGTAGGCCGTTTGCATGAATATAACAGGTAATATTTGGGGATATTTACAATTAAATGAGATTACCTTGAATGTCCAGCTTGGTTCCGTTCCCAAACAGTATCTCCCACATGAGGCCACAGCACAGTGTAAGTCCCAGCATCAGAGAGGCTGAGTTCCTcttggggaggttgtagacacagctctgtggaggagacccagcctcagactcttctcacactgatcacTCCTGTTCTCATGGGTGAAATAATTCCTGGACGGGATTCTCctgagccatgtctgaaccaatagacactgtgttctcctgcacaggtctcagtgtgtattgtacagttcaAGTCACAGAGTTCCTGCTGGACTGCTCAGACACAGGCTGCTGGACAACAGTTTTACTATTCAACTCTTCGCCTTTGAAATGAAATTGTAATcaatttattgtaaaaaaaaataaaatatcttgTCACATATTATTGTTCAGCATCATCTATTCAGCGTATGACTTCAAGCTTTGTTTTCTTCTTACAAGTAATTGCATTACCTTTAAGCATCAAGGTGGTTCCAGGTTCAAACTCTATGAAGTTTAAGCGCAAAACTCCACAGTAGTACATTCCAATGTCCTCTTGCATTGTTGAAGATATATTTAGGTGAAATATcctacttttatcaatatatcaaAACGCCCATTTTTAAAGTTACCAAAATAATGTGCATGTTTGTAAAGATGTCTGCCTTTGCCACACACTGTAGTTTCTTGCAGTGGTCATCTTGTACCACACCATGTGATCAACCTTACTTGTTACATGGCATTCAACTGTCACGTTGTCCCCCAACTTTGCTGCTTGAATGGAGCAGGCTGAGAAATCTCAGATGATTTGGTCACATCTGAACAAAAACCCAGTATTTCCATTCAGAAAAAGACAGTTATACCAAACACATATTATTGAACCCAGCTTGAAAGTAAACTATCTTAGGAA includes these proteins:
- the LOC111953556 gene encoding uncharacterized protein, encoding MVELLVCLLLCNSHVTKSSEISQPAPFIAAKLGDNVTVECHVTSKVDHMVWYKMTTGKKLQCVAKADIFYKHAHYFGNFKNGRFDILIKVGIFHLNISSTMQEDIGMYYCGVLRLNFIEFGPGTTLMLKGEELNSKTVVQQPVSEXVQLGDSVTLNCTIHTXTCAGEHSVYWFRHGSGESRPGIISTHGDRSDQCEKSXEAGSPXQXCVYNLPKRNLSXSDAGTYYCAVASCGEILFGNGTKLDIQVPEHDSPFDMSPTVLSLVVSNIVLGIVTLLLVWALCKTQNRDSRGRTDVPTSHGNQNQDSDVLNYTAVSFTPKKKSSSRRVREKTSRDDAVYSDVRHLQ